The proteins below are encoded in one region of Haladaptatus sp. R4:
- a CDS encoding twin-arginine translocation signal domain-containing protein codes for MTEREQQDAENVESEERRSFMKKGALATGALALGLGSAGSASAQGRNVLVYTYDYHPNVQFRVVNALEKSTTVRLLEKPGGGNVSEISQPDNYNGYVIRYLLGSGGGGQGQITTFMFAEGVSLSQGDTRQFSGDASVFSSTLNLLSTNLR; via the coding sequence ATGACTGAGAGAGAACAACAAGACGCAGAAAACGTCGAATCGGAAGAACGTCGCTCGTTCATGAAGAAAGGCGCGCTCGCGACAGGCGCGCTCGCGTTGGGGTTAGGCAGTGCCGGGAGCGCCTCGGCACAGGGCCGAAACGTGTTGGTGTACACCTACGACTACCACCCGAACGTGCAGTTCCGCGTCGTCAACGCGCTGGAGAAATCGACGACCGTTCGACTGCTCGAAAAACCGGGTGGCGGCAACGTCTCCGAGATCAGCCAGCCGGACAACTACAACGGCTACGTCATCCGCTACCTGCTTGGCAGCGGTGGCGGCGGCCAAGGACAGATCACCACGTTCATGTTCGCAGAAGGTGTCTCGCTGAGCCAAGGCGACACCCGACAGTTCAGTGGTGACGCGTCCGTCTTCAGCAGCACGCTCAACCTGCTTAGCACCAACCTGCGGTGA
- a CDS encoding nitrite/sulfite reductase, whose translation MVHKKEEWKGELYGDAVRDKILEFAKNGWQSIPEDERDAWFSRFKFWGLFHQRTGQESYFMMRLTNCGGILEPGQLRAIGEVAREYATGPAENPEFGNGFVDFTTRQSIQLHWIKLEHIPEIWNKLEAVGVSSRSSGGDTMRNISGCPVAGKDEHEYVETRELLDRIQSQLRDDDVLCNMPRKFNISVTGCREGCAQDSINDVALEPARKLIDGTRVKGFNMRAGGGLGGREPRRARSLDVFVTPDNAYEIIRAFVELYHEEGNRQNRRKNRGRFFVDDWGTDDIREELTERVDFPLHHAGTDLRDQYTYNAGKQDKRGKHDHVGVHEQADGDYYVGLNVPVGRVTADEALDLADLADEYGSGEIRLTRRQNPIIVDVDGARLDDLLAEPLLQTHTPEPTPFTRGAMACTGTEFCSLALTETKARTAEMLRWLRTNVELPDDVSQLKIHFSGCTADCGQAMTADIGLQGMRARKDGEMVEAMDVGVGGGIGDEPSFIEWVHQRVPADEVPGLIANLVEAFVALREEEQTFREWVDATGHETIIELAEPEETSYEDPCLHDAKQAWYPFSNGESPAPTAPDGTPISSND comes from the coding sequence ATGGTTCATAAAAAGGAAGAATGGAAAGGTGAGTTGTACGGCGACGCGGTAAGGGACAAAATTCTCGAATTCGCCAAGAACGGTTGGCAGTCGATTCCGGAAGACGAGCGTGATGCGTGGTTCTCGCGGTTCAAATTCTGGGGCCTGTTTCACCAGCGAACCGGGCAAGAAAGCTACTTCATGATGCGTCTGACCAACTGCGGCGGCATCCTCGAACCAGGGCAACTGCGCGCCATCGGGGAAGTCGCACGTGAGTATGCGACCGGTCCAGCCGAGAACCCCGAGTTCGGGAACGGGTTCGTGGATTTCACGACGCGCCAATCGATTCAGCTCCACTGGATAAAGTTGGAGCACATCCCCGAAATCTGGAATAAGCTAGAAGCCGTCGGCGTCTCGTCTCGCTCCTCCGGTGGGGATACGATGCGAAACATCTCCGGATGTCCCGTCGCGGGTAAAGACGAACACGAGTACGTCGAGACCCGGGAGTTGCTCGACCGAATCCAGTCACAGTTGCGCGACGATGACGTGCTATGTAACATGCCGCGGAAGTTCAACATCTCCGTGACGGGTTGTCGGGAGGGTTGTGCACAGGATTCCATCAACGATGTCGCTTTGGAACCCGCACGAAAGCTCATCGACGGGACGCGAGTGAAGGGATTCAACATGCGCGCTGGCGGCGGTCTCGGTGGACGCGAACCCCGCCGTGCACGGTCGCTCGACGTCTTCGTCACGCCGGATAACGCCTACGAAATCATCCGTGCGTTCGTCGAACTGTATCACGAGGAGGGCAACCGACAGAACCGACGCAAAAATCGTGGCCGCTTCTTCGTCGACGACTGGGGAACCGACGACATCCGCGAGGAACTCACCGAGCGGGTCGACTTTCCGCTCCACCACGCTGGAACGGACCTACGTGACCAGTACACGTACAACGCCGGAAAGCAGGACAAACGAGGAAAACACGATCACGTCGGCGTCCACGAACAAGCCGACGGTGACTACTACGTCGGCCTCAACGTCCCGGTCGGACGCGTCACCGCCGACGAGGCCCTCGACCTCGCCGACCTCGCCGACGAGTACGGGAGCGGCGAAATCAGACTCACTCGACGACAGAACCCGATCATCGTGGACGTAGACGGCGCACGACTCGACGACCTGCTCGCCGAACCCCTGCTGCAAACGCATACGCCCGAACCCACGCCGTTCACTCGCGGGGCGATGGCGTGTACAGGAACGGAGTTCTGCTCGCTCGCGCTCACCGAGACGAAGGCACGGACGGCCGAGATGCTTCGATGGCTCCGGACGAACGTCGAGCTTCCCGACGACGTTTCACAGCTGAAGATCCACTTTTCGGGCTGTACCGCGGATTGCGGGCAAGCCATGACAGCGGATATCGGCTTGCAGGGGATGCGCGCTCGAAAGGACGGAGAAATGGTCGAGGCGATGGATGTCGGCGTCGGCGGCGGAATCGGCGACGAACCGTCGTTCATCGAGTGGGTCCACCAGCGTGTCCCGGCCGACGAGGTGCCCGGACTCATCGCGAACCTCGTCGAAGCGTTCGTCGCACTCCGGGAGGAAGAACAGACCTTCCGCGAGTGGGTCGATGCGACCGGCCACGAGACCATCATCGAACTCGCCGAACCCGAAGAGACGAGCTACGAGGACCCCTGTCTTCACGACGCAAAGCAGGCCTGGTACCCGTTCTCGAACGGCGAAAGTCCGGCTCCGACCGCACCGGACGGCACACCGATCTCCAGTAATGACTGA